In one Streptomyces marincola genomic region, the following are encoded:
- a CDS encoding ABC transporter substrate-binding protein yields MSMRTLRKGRAAGVSLAVAGTLLLGACSSGGGGGGGEEEEGGQESAAPEELTAISFGDEAASTGPAEPVPDAQPGGTVNVFEDVPPDHLDPAQIYVSHEQNIARLIHRGLTAVQLDNDGNYTVVGDLATDSGQASDGGRTWTYTLKEDIRFADGSPITSADIRHTFERQFAPFITQGPTYIQQWLAGTGGSDYRELLPEGPYEGDHLPDSVLETPDERTIVFHFDQPQNDLPYALSIAGYAVVSDEHDTREAYDQEPMTSGPYRIAEHRPGRSMTLARNEHWVPETDPTRHAYPDAFEISFGHTQEDSTARLMADNGENQYGITFSNGLDAGNGPTVMEDPQYRERLVDGYQSYVWSLAINTDTVTDVRVRQAIAHALPLNGVLNAYGGSIGGQYAASHISPLLPGHQPDWDPFGKLAAPQGDIERARELLEEADAVGFELSYVHHTAAEDQQAAVAVADALESAGFEVNRSEVPPETYYDTIGVVDGGYDIYRSSWGHDWLSAGTVIPPLFDGRQIQDGASNYSHLDDEYVNSEIDRIRGIQDAAEAAAAWVELSEHIEQELVPSVPGFAYRQTIMHGSLIGGAVFNDDFGTVDMRRIYVIQDAD; encoded by the coding sequence ATGAGCATGAGAACCCTGCGCAAAGGGCGCGCCGCCGGGGTGTCCCTCGCGGTGGCGGGCACGCTGCTGCTCGGCGCGTGCAGCAGCGGCGGCGGCGGAGGCGGCGGCGAAGAGGAGGAGGGCGGCCAGGAGTCCGCCGCCCCCGAGGAGCTGACGGCCATATCCTTCGGCGACGAGGCGGCGTCCACCGGGCCCGCCGAGCCCGTCCCCGACGCACAGCCGGGCGGCACGGTCAACGTCTTCGAGGACGTCCCGCCCGACCACCTCGACCCGGCCCAGATCTACGTCTCCCACGAGCAGAACATCGCGCGGCTCATCCACCGCGGGCTCACCGCCGTCCAACTGGACAACGACGGCAACTACACCGTGGTCGGCGACCTGGCGACCGACTCGGGGCAGGCATCCGACGGGGGCCGCACCTGGACGTACACCCTCAAGGAGGACATCCGCTTCGCGGACGGCAGCCCCATCACCTCCGCCGACATCAGGCACACCTTCGAGCGGCAGTTCGCGCCGTTCATCACCCAGGGCCCCACCTACATCCAGCAGTGGCTCGCGGGCACCGGCGGCAGCGACTACCGCGAACTGCTGCCCGAAGGCCCCTACGAGGGCGACCACTTGCCCGACTCCGTGCTGGAGACCCCGGACGAGCGCACCATCGTCTTCCACTTCGACCAGCCGCAGAACGACCTGCCGTACGCCCTGTCGATCGCCGGCTACGCCGTGGTGTCCGACGAGCACGACACGCGCGAGGCGTACGACCAGGAGCCGATGACCTCGGGCCCCTACCGCATCGCCGAGCACCGCCCCGGCCGTTCCATGACGCTGGCGCGCAACGAGCACTGGGTGCCGGAGACCGACCCGACGCGCCACGCCTACCCGGACGCCTTCGAGATCAGCTTCGGGCACACGCAGGAGGACTCCACCGCGCGGCTGATGGCCGACAACGGCGAGAACCAGTACGGCATCACGTTCAGCAACGGCCTCGACGCGGGCAACGGCCCCACGGTCATGGAGGACCCGCAGTACCGCGAGCGCCTGGTCGACGGCTACCAGTCGTACGTGTGGAGCCTGGCCATCAACACCGACACGGTCACCGACGTGCGGGTGCGCCAGGCCATCGCGCACGCGCTGCCGCTCAACGGCGTCCTGAACGCGTACGGCGGCTCCATCGGCGGCCAGTACGCCGCCAGCCACATCAGCCCGCTGCTGCCGGGCCACCAGCCGGACTGGGACCCGTTCGGCAAGCTCGCCGCCCCGCAGGGCGACATCGAGCGCGCCAGGGAACTCCTCGAAGAGGCCGACGCGGTCGGCTTCGAGCTGTCCTACGTCCACCACACCGCGGCCGAGGACCAGCAGGCCGCCGTGGCCGTCGCCGACGCGCTGGAGTCGGCGGGCTTCGAGGTCAACCGCAGCGAGGTGCCGCCGGAGACCTACTACGACACCATCGGCGTCGTCGACGGCGGCTACGACATCTACCGCAGCAGCTGGGGCCACGACTGGCTGTCGGCGGGCACGGTCATCCCGCCGCTGTTCGACGGGCGGCAGATCCAGGACGGCGCCTCGAACTACAGCCACCTGGACGACGAGTACGTCAACTCCGAGATCGACCGCATCCGCGGCATCCAGGACGCCGCCGAGGCAGCCGCCGCCTGGGTCGAACTCAGCGAGCACATCGAGCAGGAGCTGGTCCCTTCGGTGCCCGGCTTCGCCTACCGGCAGACCATCATGCACGGTTCGCTGATCGGCGGCGCGGTGTTCAACGACGACTTCGGCACCGTCGACATGCGGCGCATCTACGTCATCCAGGACGCGGACTAG
- a CDS encoding ABC transporter permease — translation MLRFLLRRSLGAVAILLVISAVTFFLFYAIPRNPALLACGKGVCTEEQLAVVEHNLGIDKAIPVQYWEYMVGIFAGRDFPAGHCPAPCLGFSFRDNRPVLDTILDRLPTTVSLTVGGAVVFLVLGLGFGMLAAARRGTLLDKTVSSTSLVLSSMQIYFLGPLALAVLVYNMGVLPQPSDTAAFTEEPWEWFKGLLLPWLVLATIFTANYSRMSRATLIEQLQEDHVRTARAKGMSRPTVFFRYAWRGSLIPVVTIFGIDLGSLFGGAMITEVTFSLHGLGRLAVDSVTQSNLPMLMGVMLFAALMIVLFNIIIDACYALIDPRVRLA, via the coding sequence ATGCTCAGATTCCTCCTGAGGCGATCGCTCGGCGCCGTCGCCATCCTGCTGGTCATCAGCGCCGTCACGTTCTTCCTCTTCTACGCGATCCCGCGCAACCCCGCGCTGCTCGCCTGCGGCAAAGGCGTCTGCACCGAGGAGCAGCTGGCCGTCGTCGAGCACAACCTGGGCATCGACAAGGCGATTCCCGTGCAGTACTGGGAGTACATGGTCGGCATCTTCGCCGGCCGCGACTTCCCGGCCGGCCACTGCCCGGCCCCCTGCCTCGGCTTCTCGTTCCGGGACAACCGCCCGGTCCTCGACACCATCCTCGACCGGCTGCCCACCACGGTCTCGCTGACCGTCGGCGGCGCCGTCGTCTTCCTCGTCCTCGGCCTCGGCTTCGGCATGCTGGCCGCCGCCAGGCGCGGCACCCTGCTGGACAAGACGGTCAGCTCCACCTCGCTGGTCCTCAGCTCCATGCAGATCTACTTCCTCGGCCCGCTGGCCCTGGCCGTCCTCGTCTACAACATGGGCGTCCTGCCGCAGCCTTCGGACACGGCCGCGTTCACCGAGGAGCCGTGGGAGTGGTTCAAGGGGCTGCTGCTGCCCTGGCTGGTCCTGGCGACGATCTTCACGGCGAACTACTCCCGCATGTCGCGCGCCACCCTCATCGAGCAACTCCAGGAGGACCACGTCCGCACCGCGCGGGCGAAGGGCATGTCGCGGCCCACGGTGTTCTTCCGCTACGCCTGGCGCGGCTCGCTGATCCCCGTGGTGACCATCTTCGGCATCGACCTCGGCTCGCTCTTCGGCGGCGCCATGATCACCGAGGTCACGTTCTCCCTGCACGGCCTCGGCAGGCTCGCGGTCGACTCCGTCACCCAGTCCAACCTGCCCATGCTCATGGGCGTGATGCTGTTCGCCGCCCTCATGATCGTCCTGTTCAACATCATCATCGACGCCTGCTACGCGCTGATCGACCCGCGCGTGCGGCTGGCCTAG
- a CDS encoding ABC transporter ATP-binding protein, with the protein MRDLRVGFTTEDGVVKAVDGLSFDLERGRTLGIVGESGSGKSVANQTILGLHDPRHTTVSGEIHLDGEELTGAPERRLERLRGNKVAMIFQDPLTALSPYYTVGRQIAEPFRKHRGASRREARERAVEMLEKVGIPSPARRVDDYPHQFSGGMRQRVMIAMALICDPDLLIADEPTTALDVTVQAQILDLLLDLQQEFGSAIIMITHDLGVVAQVSDEVLVMYAGRAVERGGVQDVLHRPQHPYTWGLLAAMPRLGGDVDRELVPITGTPPSLLNPPAGCPFAPRCEFPGEVAGPAGCAHDRPALPGGHGAACHLTAEQRRTFFAERIQPRLR; encoded by the coding sequence GTGCGCGACCTGCGGGTCGGCTTCACGACGGAGGACGGCGTGGTCAAGGCGGTCGACGGCCTCTCCTTCGACCTCGAACGCGGCCGGACCCTGGGCATCGTCGGGGAGTCGGGCTCCGGCAAGTCCGTGGCCAACCAGACCATCCTGGGGCTGCACGACCCGCGGCACACCACCGTGTCCGGCGAGATCCACCTCGACGGCGAGGAGCTGACCGGCGCTCCGGAACGCAGGCTGGAGCGGCTGCGCGGCAACAAGGTCGCCATGATCTTCCAGGACCCGCTGACCGCCCTCTCGCCGTACTACACGGTCGGCCGGCAGATCGCCGAGCCGTTCCGCAAGCACCGCGGCGCCTCCCGGCGCGAGGCGCGCGAACGCGCCGTCGAGATGCTGGAGAAGGTCGGCATCCCCAGCCCCGCGCGGCGCGTGGACGACTACCCGCACCAGTTCTCCGGCGGCATGCGGCAGCGCGTCATGATCGCGATGGCGCTGATCTGCGACCCCGACCTGCTGATCGCGGACGAGCCGACGACGGCGCTCGACGTGACCGTTCAGGCCCAGATCCTCGACCTGCTGCTCGACCTCCAGCAGGAGTTCGGCTCGGCCATCATCATGATCACCCACGACCTCGGCGTGGTGGCCCAGGTGTCGGACGAGGTGCTGGTGATGTACGCCGGCCGGGCCGTGGAACGCGGCGGCGTCCAGGACGTGCTGCACCGCCCCCAGCACCCCTACACCTGGGGGCTGCTGGCCGCGATGCCGCGGCTGGGCGGCGACGTCGACCGCGAACTCGTGCCGATCACCGGAACCCCGCCCAGCCTGCTGAACCCGCCGGCCGGCTGCCCGTTCGCGCCCAGGTGCGAATTCCCCGGCGAGGTGGCGGGCCCGGCCGGCTGCGCGCACGACCGGCCCGCCCTGCCCGGCGGGCACGGCGCGGCCTGCCACCTGACCGCGGAGCAGCGGCGGACCTTCTTCGCCGAGCGGATCCAGCCCCGGCTCCGCTAG
- a CDS encoding ABC transporter ATP-binding protein, producing MTSATSDGTRNGTDRAPLMSVEGLVKHFPVKGGFPIKRTVGAVKAVDGLDFTVHAGESFGLVGESGCGKSTTGRLLARLLEPSAGTITYRGRDITHAGRRALAPVRSEIQMIFQDPYASLNPRQTVGTIIGGPMEINGIQPPGGREARVRELLETVGLNPEHYNRFPHEFSGGQRQRIGVARALALEPKLIIADEPVSALDVSIQAQVVNLLRRVQREHGIAFLFIAHDLAIVRHFSERVAVMYLGKIVELGDRRAIYERPRHPYTHALLSAVPEAGAEAAEETGPGGGDAAADGGGGTVPRPRERIRLTGDVPSPTDPPSGCRFRTRCWKAEAKCASEEPPLIRIEGNDAGHLTACHFPE from the coding sequence ATGACAAGCGCCACGTCGGACGGCACGCGCAACGGGACGGACCGGGCGCCCCTGATGAGCGTCGAAGGGCTCGTCAAGCACTTCCCGGTCAAGGGCGGCTTCCCCATCAAGAGGACCGTCGGCGCCGTGAAGGCGGTCGACGGCCTGGACTTCACCGTGCACGCGGGCGAGAGCTTCGGCCTGGTCGGCGAGTCCGGGTGCGGCAAGTCGACGACGGGCCGCCTGCTGGCCCGGCTGCTCGAACCCAGCGCCGGCACCATCACCTACCGGGGCCGGGACATCACGCACGCCGGCCGCCGCGCGCTCGCACCGGTCCGCTCGGAGATCCAGATGATCTTCCAGGACCCGTACGCCTCGCTGAACCCGCGGCAGACCGTCGGGACGATCATCGGCGGCCCGATGGAGATCAACGGCATCCAGCCGCCCGGCGGCCGGGAGGCGCGGGTCCGCGAACTGCTCGAAACCGTCGGCCTCAACCCCGAGCACTACAACCGCTTCCCGCACGAGTTCTCCGGCGGGCAGCGGCAGCGCATCGGCGTGGCCAGGGCGCTGGCCCTCGAACCGAAGCTGATCATCGCGGACGAGCCGGTCTCGGCGCTGGACGTCTCCATCCAGGCGCAGGTCGTCAACCTGCTGCGGCGCGTGCAGCGCGAGCACGGCATCGCGTTCCTCTTCATCGCCCACGACCTCGCGATCGTGCGGCACTTCTCCGAGCGCGTCGCCGTCATGTACCTCGGCAAGATCGTCGAACTGGGCGACCGGCGGGCCATCTACGAGCGGCCCAGGCACCCTTACACCCACGCGCTGCTCTCCGCGGTGCCGGAGGCCGGCGCCGAGGCCGCGGAGGAGACCGGCCCGGGCGGCGGGGACGCGGCTGCGGACGGCGGGGGCGGCACCGTGCCGAGGCCCAGGGAACGCATCCGCCTCACGGGTGACGTGCCGTCACCGACCGATCCGCCCTCCGGGTGCCGCTTCCGCACGCGCTGCTGGAAGGCCGAGGCCAAGTGCGCGTCGGAGGAACCGCCGTTGATTCGGATCGAGGGCAACGACGCCGGTCACCTGACGGCCTGTCACTTCCCCGAGTAG
- the mshB gene encoding N-acetyl-1-D-myo-inositol-2-amino-2-deoxy-alpha-D-glucopyranoside deacetylase, whose amino-acid sequence MSSGQAGVLLVHAHPDDESICNGVTMAACVAAGIPVTLVTCTLGEEGEVIPPSLRHLAAKRDDALGPRRADELAAAMRALGVTDHRFLGGRGRWRDSGMAGLEINDRPDAFCNAVLDEAGEALADIIAEVRPRVLITYDPTGGYGHPDHIMAHRVTMYAAELAAKRHRVARILWNCAPRSVVETRMRDLLNTGGGRFRALAGPGDLPGVIEDPHVALTVTGTPEQVAAKTAAMTAHATQIQVDPDAGLFALSNNLAQPLWETEYYRLAGGEPVPAGAQDIFAGLEGSARR is encoded by the coding sequence ATGAGTTCCGGCCAGGCTGGCGTGCTCCTCGTCCACGCCCACCCCGACGACGAGTCGATCTGCAACGGTGTGACCATGGCGGCCTGCGTCGCGGCGGGCATCCCGGTCACCCTCGTCACCTGCACCCTCGGCGAAGAGGGCGAGGTCATCCCGCCCTCGCTCAGACACCTCGCGGCCAAGCGGGACGACGCGCTCGGCCCCCGCCGCGCGGACGAGCTGGCCGCCGCGATGCGCGCGCTGGGCGTCACCGACCACCGCTTCCTCGGCGGCCGGGGCCGCTGGCGCGACTCCGGCATGGCCGGCCTTGAGATCAACGACCGGCCGGACGCGTTCTGCAACGCCGTCCTCGACGAGGCCGGCGAGGCGCTGGCCGACATCATCGCCGAGGTGCGCCCGCGGGTCCTCATCACCTACGACCCGACCGGGGGCTACGGGCACCCGGACCACATCATGGCCCACCGCGTCACGATGTACGCGGCGGAGCTGGCCGCCAAGCGGCACCGCGTCGCGCGCATCCTGTGGAACTGCGCGCCGCGTTCCGTGGTCGAGACCCGGATGCGGGACCTGCTCAACACGGGCGGCGGCCGGTTCCGCGCCCTCGCGGGTCCCGGCGACCTGCCCGGGGTGATCGAGGACCCGCACGTGGCGCTCACCGTGACCGGCACCCCCGAGCAGGTGGCGGCCAAGACCGCCGCGATGACGGCGCACGCCACGCAGATCCAGGTGGACCCGGACGCCGGGCTGTTCGCGCTGTCCAACAACCTCGCGCAACCCCTCTGGGAGACGGAGTACTACCGGCTCGCCGGCGGCGAGCCGGTGCCCGCCGGCGCCCAGGACATCTTCGCGGGGCTCGAAGGAAGCGCCCGGCGATGA
- a CDS encoding DUF6113 family protein translates to MRGAAYVALGLLGVLAGLAGSVLQGAWFPFGLLLALGGAGALFWGGALATRTRLGAGVPAGGWAVAVLVLTISRPQGDFIFAAGAGSYLFLLGGMGLAAACATMAPADRPLFAVPQAHSRS, encoded by the coding sequence ATGAGGGGGGCCGCTTACGTGGCGCTCGGCCTGCTCGGCGTGCTCGCCGGGCTGGCCGGGTCGGTCCTCCAGGGCGCCTGGTTCCCGTTCGGCCTGCTGCTCGCGCTCGGCGGGGCCGGCGCCCTGTTCTGGGGCGGCGCGCTCGCCACGCGCACCCGGCTGGGAGCGGGCGTCCCCGCGGGCGGATGGGCCGTCGCCGTCCTGGTGCTGACCATCAGCCGCCCCCAGGGCGACTTCATCTTCGCGGCCGGCGCGGGGAGTTATCTGTTCCTCCTGGGGGGCATGGGGCTCGCCGCGGCCTGTGCGACGATGGCGCCCGCCGACCGCCCGTTGTTCGCCGTGCCGCAGGCGCACTCACGTTCGTAG
- a CDS encoding GNAT family N-acetyltransferase — protein sequence MDISLTGHLTVRVQPADVGERVSLRSLTEPGDRAGRFTDTVGVLTAWADGVLHVTRRDGRAVRLDESALVAGKVVPATPARRRGLPAADVAELTAAGVRSWPAPRTERVGDWLLRAADGWTWRANSAVALGASPPDTERITAWYAARGLPAALHLATGQELLAAELEERGWTASGHAVVQVAALAPIADREPDERVAVGRTLTPAWLAGWPRAAEGPGVAEEVLRGGPVTLFALAPAPGGRPAAVGRCVVDGRWAGFAAVRVDAAHRRQGLARAVMAALARAALDEGASAAHLQVEADNTAARTLYHGLGFADHHHYHYRSPGPAA from the coding sequence GTGGACATCTCCTTGACCGGCCACCTTACCGTCCGCGTGCAACCGGCTGACGTGGGTGAACGCGTATCTCTCCGCTCGCTCACCGAACCCGGCGACCGCGCGGGACGGTTCACCGACACCGTCGGTGTGCTCACCGCGTGGGCGGACGGAGTGCTGCACGTCACGCGCCGCGACGGGCGCGCCGTTCGCCTGGACGAATCGGCGCTGGTCGCGGGCAAGGTGGTGCCGGCCACGCCGGCCAGGCGCCGCGGGCTGCCGGCGGCCGATGTCGCCGAGCTGACGGCGGCCGGCGTCCGCTCCTGGCCCGCGCCGCGGACCGAACGCGTCGGCGACTGGCTGCTGCGGGCCGCCGACGGCTGGACGTGGCGGGCCAACTCGGCGGTCGCGCTCGGCGCCTCGCCGCCCGACACCGAGCGGATCACGGCCTGGTACGCGGCCCGCGGCCTGCCCGCGGCCCTCCACCTCGCCACCGGGCAGGAGCTGCTGGCGGCCGAGCTGGAGGAACGCGGCTGGACCGCGTCGGGCCACGCCGTCGTGCAAGTCGCCGCCCTGGCCCCGATCGCGGACCGGGAGCCGGACGAACGGGTCGCTGTCGGGCGGACGTTGACGCCCGCGTGGCTGGCCGGCTGGCCGCGGGCCGCCGAGGGGCCCGGGGTCGCGGAAGAGGTGCTGCGCGGCGGCCCGGTGACGCTCTTCGCGCTGGCGCCCGCACCCGGCGGCCGGCCGGCCGCGGTCGGCCGCTGCGTCGTGGACGGCCGGTGGGCGGGCTTCGCCGCGGTGCGGGTGGACGCCGCCCACCGGCGGCAGGGCCTGGCCAGGGCCGTCATGGCCGCGCTCGCGCGGGCCGCGCTCGACGAGGGCGCGAGCGCCGCCCACCTCCAGGTGGAGGCGGACAACACCGCCGCCCGCACCCTGTACCACGGCCTCGGCTTCGCCGACCACCACCACTACCACTACCGCTCCCCGGGCCCGGCGGCCTGA
- the fdxA gene encoding ferredoxin, with protein sequence MTYVIAEPCVDLKDKACIEECPVDCIYEGQRALYIHPDECVDCGACEPVCPVEAIFYEDDTPEEWKDYYKANVEFFDDLGSPGGASKLGLIERDHPLIAALPPQSHDE encoded by the coding sequence GTGACCTACGTCATCGCGGAGCCTTGTGTCGACCTGAAGGACAAGGCATGCATCGAGGAGTGCCCCGTCGACTGCATCTACGAGGGGCAGCGCGCCCTCTACATCCACCCCGACGAGTGCGTGGACTGCGGCGCCTGTGAGCCGGTCTGCCCGGTCGAGGCCATCTTCTACGAGGACGACACCCCGGAGGAGTGGAAGGACTACTACAAGGCCAACGTGGAGTTCTTCGACGACCTCGGCTCGCCCGGTGGCGCGAGCAAGCTGGGCCTGATCGAGCGGGACCACCCGCTCATCGCGGCGCTGCCGCCGCAGAGCCACGACGAGTGA
- the dapC gene encoding succinyldiaminopimelate transaminase, producing MPSVSARLPVFPWDRLEPYKATAAAHADGIVDLSVGTPVDPVPEVIRQALAAASDSPGYPTVWGTGELRDALVGWCGRRTGAVGLGHGNVLPVIGSKELVAALPAQLGLGPGDRVAFPEPAYPTYEVGARLAGAEPVPYRESPTALDPQGLRLLWLNSPSNPTGRVLGAAELREIVAWARAHGVLVVSDECYLELGWEAEPVSVLHPEVCGGTTEGLVAVHSLSKRSNLAGYRAAFLAGDAAVLGGLLALRKHAGMMVPAPVQAAMAVALGDDTHVSEQRERYAARRASLRDALLGRGFRIAHSEASLYLWATRDEPCWDTVADLAEEGILVAPGDFYGPAGERFVRVAFTATDERVAAAVRRLAG from the coding sequence GTGCCATCCGTGTCCGCCCGCCTGCCCGTCTTCCCCTGGGACCGGCTCGAACCGTACAAGGCCACCGCCGCCGCCCACGCGGACGGGATCGTGGACCTGTCCGTCGGCACCCCGGTGGACCCCGTTCCCGAGGTGATCAGGCAGGCGCTCGCCGCCGCCTCCGACAGCCCCGGCTACCCGACGGTGTGGGGCACGGGCGAGCTGCGCGACGCGCTCGTCGGCTGGTGCGGGCGCAGGACCGGCGCGGTCGGGCTCGGGCACGGCAACGTGCTGCCCGTGATCGGCTCCAAGGAGCTGGTCGCCGCCCTCCCGGCGCAGCTCGGGCTCGGCCCGGGGGACCGGGTCGCGTTCCCGGAACCCGCCTACCCCACCTACGAGGTGGGCGCGCGCCTCGCGGGCGCCGAGCCGGTGCCCTACCGCGAGTCGCCCACGGCGCTCGACCCGCAGGGGCTGCGGCTGCTGTGGCTCAACTCCCCGTCCAACCCGACCGGTCGCGTGCTCGGCGCCGCAGAGCTGCGGGAGATCGTGGCCTGGGCCAGGGCGCACGGTGTGCTCGTGGTCAGCGACGAGTGCTACCTGGAGCTCGGCTGGGAGGCCGAGCCGGTGTCCGTGCTGCACCCGGAGGTGTGCGGCGGCACCACCGAGGGGCTCGTCGCCGTCCACTCGCTGTCCAAGCGGTCCAACCTGGCCGGGTACCGGGCGGCGTTCCTCGCCGGCGACGCCGCGGTGCTCGGCGGCCTGCTCGCCCTGCGCAAGCACGCCGGCATGATGGTGCCCGCGCCGGTGCAGGCGGCCATGGCGGTCGCCCTCGGCGACGACACGCACGTGTCCGAGCAGCGTGAACGCTACGCGGCCCGGCGCGCGAGCCTGCGCGACGCGCTGCTCGGCCGCGGCTTCCGCATCGCGCACAGCGAGGCGTCGCTCTACCTGTGGGCGACGCGCGACGAGCCGTGCTGGGACACGGTGGCCGACCTGGCCGAGGAGGGCATCCTCGTGGCGCCCGGCGACTTCTACGGCCCGGCGGGCGAGCGGTTCGTGCGGGTGGCGTTCACCGCGACCGACGAACGGGTCGCGGCGGCGGTGCGCCGCCTCGCCGGCTGA
- a CDS encoding ATP-binding protein — MSHPLTRRLTKAALLLVAGTAPVVGAAGQAAAAPLPQTPDLTGLVAPEHLGAEETLNHTVGDVTGVAERVAGPTVREVAPVVVPLVHDTARETGRTTAGLGMSLAHKAAQIGPTPTELQRMLPSMEDPSMHLITLP, encoded by the coding sequence ATGTCCCATCCCCTCACGCGCCGCCTCACCAAGGCCGCCCTCCTGCTCGTCGCCGGCACCGCGCCCGTCGTCGGGGCGGCCGGGCAGGCCGCCGCGGCGCCGCTGCCGCAGACGCCGGATCTGACGGGGCTGGTCGCGCCCGAGCACCTCGGGGCCGAGGAGACGCTGAACCACACCGTGGGGGACGTCACCGGCGTGGCCGAGCGGGTCGCGGGCCCCACGGTGCGGGAGGTCGCCCCCGTGGTCGTCCCGCTCGTGCACGACACCGCGCGGGAGACCGGGCGGACGACCGCGGGGCTCGGCATGTCGCTGGCCCACAAGGCGGCGCAGATCGGCCCCACCCCGACCGAACTCCAGCGCATGCTGCCCTCGATGGAGGACCCCTCGATGCACTTGATCACCCTGCCCTGA